In Papaver somniferum cultivar HN1 chromosome 1, ASM357369v1, whole genome shotgun sequence, a genomic segment contains:
- the LOC113329341 gene encoding uncharacterized protein LOC113329341, whose product MVGHNPLHALKAFENEGEESEPNFYEVISKVKAGDFVVRDAKADLEYYVAAQMKAAAIEESTDATSKLKKSTDMITAKEFHNFKKNIAISQMAGEKYTLSVAVIGDEKEFSLHDAFLGLIKSHISHGNPLGMLGDKGGKFCTISFLAVQKEFRRNKVASCMIKRQLNLAKDEGAVYAFVNIPTECNGALDMFNKMEFHVFKDISRPGMRMTAALYPLNSSVSKMN is encoded by the exons ATGGTTGGTCATAATCCTCTTCATGCTTTAAA AGCTTTTGAAAATGAGGGAGAAGAGAGTGAACCTAACTTCTATGAGGTTATCAGCAAGGTCAAGGCTGGAGACTTTGTGGTAAGAGATGCAAAAGCTGATCTAGAGTACTATGTAGCGGCACAGATGAAAGCAGCTGCAATTGAAGAGAGTACGGATGCAACTTCAAAACTTAAGAAGTCTACTGACATGATCACTGCTAAAGAGTTTCATAATTTCAAGAAAAATATTGCCATCTCTCAGATGGCCGGTGAAAAGTACACATTATCTGTTGCTGTAATTGGAGATGAGAAGGAGTTTTCTCTTCATGATGCTTTTCTTGGTTTGATCAAATCAcatatctcacatggaaacccaCTTGGAATGCTGGGAGATAAAGGTGGAAAGTTCTGTACAATTTCCTTTCTGGCTGTTCAAAAAGAATTCCGCCGTAACAAGGTGGCTAGTTGTATGATTAAAAGACAACTGAACTTGGCCAAAGATGAAG GTGCTGTTTATGCTTTTGTTAACATTCCAACTGAATGCAATGGAGCGTTGGATATGTTTAACAAGATGGAATTCCAT GTATTCAAGGATATCTCCCGTCCTGGTATGAGGATGACTGCGGCTTTATACCCCTTGAATAGCAGTGTTTCCAAGATGAACTGA